Proteins from a single region of Amblyomma americanum isolate KBUSLIRL-KWMA chromosome 10, ASM5285725v1, whole genome shotgun sequence:
- the LOC144106749 gene encoding uncharacterized protein LOC144106749 isoform X2 — MLGQPKQKSKEEDARKERDRHKTGGGSAQCTVSAQSEQVIAVASHIMTRVGNQTDSDGGIDLPPVASLPVIRLLQPMVDGAGNEEFHYADKGCIG; from the exons atgctgggccaacctaaacaaaagtcgaaggaagaggacgcgaggaaagagagagatcgccacaagacag gaggagggtcagctcaatgcactgtgagcgctcaaagtgagcaagtcattgctgttgccagccacataatgaccagggtaggcaaccagactgactctgatggaggcatcgacctgccaccagtggcaagtttgcctgttataagattgttgcagccaatggtggatggagcaggcaatgaagaattccattatgcag ataaaggctgcattggttga
- the LOC144106749 gene encoding uncharacterized protein LOC144106749 isoform X1 → MLGQPKQKSKEEDARKERDRHKTGGGSAQCTVSAQSEQVIAVASHIMTRVGNQTDSDGGIDLPPVASLPVIRLLQPMVDGAGNEEFHYAEDDWEPPLVDEPQSPAAAVGKSGATPEAIEQESNLFFPAVQPADASSTAAAGCSSATVASGAAAGPTTAEAVATGDAGRAPRGRMALLETSLADENDYRAALLREEHGLRLQLMREDHNSILQERQEKKLLDIQKKKLELEILEIEKQIKLEQLRRLREAPE, encoded by the exons atgctgggccaacctaaacaaaagtcgaaggaagaggacgcgaggaaagagagagatcgccacaagacag gaggagggtcagctcaatgcactgtgagcgctcaaagtgagcaagtcattgctgttgccagccacataatgaccagggtaggcaaccagactgactctgatggaggcatcgacctgccaccagtggcaagtttgcctgttataagattgttgcagccaatggtggatggagcaggcaatgaagaattccattatgcag aagacgactgggaacctccgctcgtggatgagccgcagtcaccagcggctgctgttggtaagagtggggcaactccagaagcaattgagcaggagagcaatctcttttttcctgctgtgcaacctgctgatgcttccagcacagctgcagcaggctgcagcagtgctacagttgcttctggagctgccgctggtcccactactgctgaagcagtggccaccggtgacgctggcagggctccaagagggcggatggcccttttagaaacgtctctggcagatgagaacgactatagagcggccttactgcgcgaagagcatggactgcgtctgcagctgatgcgagaggaccacaacagtattctgcaagagcggcaggagaaaaaacttcttgatatccagaaaaaaaaattggaattggaaatcttagaaattgaaaaacaaatcaaacttgaacagcttcgtaggctgcgagaggcaccagaataa